The Mauremys reevesii isolate NIE-2019 linkage group 1, ASM1616193v1, whole genome shotgun sequence genome has a segment encoding these proteins:
- the ARL1 gene encoding ADP-ribosylation factor-like protein 1 isoform X2 encodes MGGFFSTIFSSLFGTREMRILILGLDGAGKTTILYRLQVGEVVTTIPTIGFNVETVTYKNLKFQVWDLGGQTSIRPYWRCYYSNTDAVIYVVDSCDRDRIGISKSELVAMLEEEELKKAILVVFANKQDMEQAMTPTEMANSLGLPALKDKKWQIFKTSATKGTGLDEAMEWLVEALKNRQ; translated from the exons ATGG GTGGCTTTTTTTCCACTATCTTTTCCAGTTTGTTTGGCACTCGGGAGATGAGAATCTTAATCTTGGGACTAGATGGGGCAGGAAAAACAACAATTCTGTACAGGCTACAAGTTGGCGAAGTTGTTACCACCATCCCCA CAATTGGTTTCAATGTTGAGACAGTAACGTACAAGAATCTAAAGTTTCAAGTCTGGGACTTGGGAGGACAGACGAGTATCAG GCCATATTGGCGGTGTTACTATTCAAATACAGATGCAGTCATTTATGTAGTAGACAGCTGTGACCGAGACAGAATTGGCATTTCAAAATCAGAACTTGTTGCTATGTTGGAG GAAGAAGAACTGAAAAAAGCCATTTTAGTGGTGTTTGCAAACAAACAGGACATGGAGCAGGCCATGACTCCCACAGAAATGGCAAACTCACTGGGTCTACCAGCTTTGAAGGACAAAAAGTGGCAGATTTTCAAAACCTCTGCAACCAAAGGCACGGGGCTTGATGAGGCAATGGAGTG GTTGGTGGAGGCATTGAAGAACAGGCAGTAA
- the ARL1 gene encoding ADP-ribosylation factor-like protein 1 isoform X1, producing the protein MVPLSLLQGAAPGQGQAGAGKASLPGAPQRRRTRHLNASRVFAKACEKGPCKGGFFSTIFSSLFGTREMRILILGLDGAGKTTILYRLQVGEVVTTIPTIGFNVETVTYKNLKFQVWDLGGQTSIRPYWRCYYSNTDAVIYVVDSCDRDRIGISKSELVAMLEEEELKKAILVVFANKQDMEQAMTPTEMANSLGLPALKDKKWQIFKTSATKGTGLDEAMEWLVEALKNRQ; encoded by the exons ATGGTGCCATTGTCGCTGCTTCAGGGCGCGGCCCCTGGCCAGGGTCAGGCGGGCGCAGGCAAAGCGTCCCTCCCCGGAGCCCCCCAGCGGCGCAGGACACGGCACTTGAACGCCAGCCGTGTCTTTGCAAAGGCCTGTGAGAAAGGACCCTGCAAAG GTGGCTTTTTTTCCACTATCTTTTCCAGTTTGTTTGGCACTCGGGAGATGAGAATCTTAATCTTGGGACTAGATGGGGCAGGAAAAACAACAATTCTGTACAGGCTACAAGTTGGCGAAGTTGTTACCACCATCCCCA CAATTGGTTTCAATGTTGAGACAGTAACGTACAAGAATCTAAAGTTTCAAGTCTGGGACTTGGGAGGACAGACGAGTATCAG GCCATATTGGCGGTGTTACTATTCAAATACAGATGCAGTCATTTATGTAGTAGACAGCTGTGACCGAGACAGAATTGGCATTTCAAAATCAGAACTTGTTGCTATGTTGGAG GAAGAAGAACTGAAAAAAGCCATTTTAGTGGTGTTTGCAAACAAACAGGACATGGAGCAGGCCATGACTCCCACAGAAATGGCAAACTCACTGGGTCTACCAGCTTTGAAGGACAAAAAGTGGCAGATTTTCAAAACCTCTGCAACCAAAGGCACGGGGCTTGATGAGGCAATGGAGTG GTTGGTGGAGGCATTGAAGAACAGGCAGTAA